A section of the Macaca thibetana thibetana isolate TM-01 chromosome 10, ASM2454274v1, whole genome shotgun sequence genome encodes:
- the TSHZ2 gene encoding teashirt homolog 2 isoform X2, giving the protein MPRRKQQAPKRAAGYAQEEQLKEEEEIKEEEEEEDSGSVAQLQGGNDTGTDEELETGPEQKSCFSYQNSPGSHLSNQDAENESLLSDASDQVSDIKSVCGRDASDKKANTHVKLPNEAHNCMDKMTAVYANILSDSYWSGLGLGFKLSGSERRNCDTRNGSNKSDFDWHQDALSKSLQQNLPSRSVSKPSLFSSVQLYRQSSKMCGTVFTGASRFRCRQCSAAYDTLVELTVHMNETGHYQDDNRKKDKLRPTSYSKPRKRAFQDMDKEDAQKVLKCMFCGDSFDSLQDLSVHMIKTKHYQKVPLKEPVPTISSKMVTPAKKRVFDVNRPCSPDSTTGSFADSFSQKNANLQLSSNNRYGYQNGASYTWQFEACKSQILKCMECGSSHDTLQQLTTHMMVTGHFLKVTSSASKKGKQLVLDPLAVEKMQSLSEAPNSDSLAPKPSSNSVSDCAASTTELKKESKKERPEDTSRDEKVVKSEDNEDPLQKPLDPTIKYQYLREEDLEDGSKGGGDILKSLENTVTTAINKAQNGAPSWSAYPSIHAAYQLSEGAKPPLPMGSQVLQIRPNLTNKLRPIAPKWKMMPLVSVPTHLAPYTQIKKESEDKDEAVKECGKESPHEEASSFSHSEGDSFRKSETPPEAKKTELGSLKEEDKLMKEGSEKEKPQPLEPTSALSNGCALANHAPALPCINPLSALQSVLNNHLGKATEPLRSPSCSSPSSSTISMFHKSNLSVMDKPVLSPTSTRPASVSRRYLFENSDQPIDLTKSKSKKAESSQAQSCTSPPQKHALSDIADMVKVLPKATTPKPASSSRIPPMKLEMDVRRFEDVSSEVSTLHKRKGRQSNWNPQHLLILQAQFASSLFQTSEGKYLLSDLGPQERMQISKFTGLSMTTISHWLANVKYQLRKTGGTKFLKNMDKGHPIFYCSDCASQFRTPSTYISHLESHLGFQMKDMTRLSVDQQSKVEQEISRVSSAQRSPETIAVEEDTDSKFK; this is encoded by the coding sequence GCTACGCCCAGGAGGAACAgctgaaagaagaggaggaaataaaagaagaggaggaggaggaggacagcgGTTCAGTAGCTCAGCTGCAGGGTGGCAATGACACAGGGACGGACGAGGAGCTAGAAACGGGCCCAGAGCAAAAAAGCTGCTTCAGTTACCAGAACTCTCCGGGAAGTCATTTGTCCAATCAGGATGCCGAGAATGAGTCTCTGCTGAGCGACGCCAGTGATCAGGTGTCAGACATCAAGAGTGTCTGCGGCCGAGATGCCTCGGACAAGAAAGCAAACACTCACGTCAAGCTTCCAAATGAAGCGCACAACTGCATGGATAAAATGACTGCTGTCTACGCCAACATCCTGTCGGATTCCTACTGGTCAGGCCTGGGCCTTGGCTTCAAGCTGTCCGGTAGTGAGAGGCGGAACTGTGACACCCGAAACGGCAGCAACAAGAGTGATTTTGACTGGCACCAAGATGCTCTGTCCAAAAGCCTGCAGCAGAACTTGCCTTCTAGGTCCGTCTCGAAACCCAGCCTGTTCAGCTCGGTGCAGTTGTACCGGCAGAGCAGCAAGATGTGCGGGACTGTGTTCACAGGGGCCAGCAGATTCCGGTGCCGACAGTGCAGCGCAGCCTATGACACCCTAGTCGAGTTGACTGTGCACATGAATGAAACGGGCCACTATCAAGATGACAACCGCAAAAAGGACAAGCTCAGACCCACAAGCTATTCAAAGCCCCGGAAAAGGGCTTTCCAGGATATGGACAAGGAGGATGCTCAAAAGGTTCTGAAATGTATGTTTTGTGGCGACTCCTTCGATTCCCTCCAAGATTTGAGCGTCCacatgattaaaacaaaacattaccAAAAAGTGCCTTTGAAGGAGCCAGTCCCAACCATTTCCTCGAAAATGGTCACCCCGGCGAAAAAACGCGTTTTTGATGTCAATCGGCCGTGTTCCCCCGATTCAACCACAGGATCTTTTGCAGATTCTTTTTCTCAGAAGAACGCCAACTTGCAGTTGTCCTCCAACAACCGCTATGGCTACCAAAATGGAGCCAGCTACACCTGGCAGTTTGAGGCCTGCAAGTCCCAGATCTTAAAGTGCATGGAGTGTGGGAGCTCCCATGACACCTTGCAGCAGCTCACCACCCACATGATGGTCACAGGTCACTTTCTCAAGGTCACCAGCTCTGCCTCCAAGAAAGGGAAGCAGCTGGTATTAGACCCACTAGCAGTGGAGAAAATGCAGTCGTTGTCCGAGGCCCCCAACAGTGATTCTCTGGCTCCCAAGCCATCCAGTAACTCAGTATCAGATTGTGCAGCCTCTACAACTGAGCTAAAGaaagagagtaaaaaagaaaGGCCAGAGGACACCAGCAGGGATGAGAAAGTCGTGAAAAGCGAGGACAATGAAGATCCTCTACAAAAACCTTTAGACCCTACCATCAAATATCAATACCTAAGGGAGGAGGACTTGGAAGATGGCTCAAAGGGTGGAGGGGACATTTTGAAATCTTTGGAAAATACTGTCACCACAGCCATCAACAAAGCCCAAAACGGGGCCCCCAGCTGGAGTGCCTACCCCAGCATCCACGCAGCCTACCAGCTGTCTGAGGGCGCCAAGCCACCTCTGCCTATGGGATCCCAGGTACTGCAGATCCGGCCTAATCTCACCAACAAGCTGAGGCCCATTGCACCAAAGTGGAAAATGATGCCACTCGTTTCTGTACCTACACACCTGGCCCCTTACACTCAAATCAAGAAGGAGTCAGAAGACAAAGATGAAGCCGTGAAGGAGTGTGGGAAAGAAAGTCCCCATGAAGAGGCCTCATCTTTCAGCCACAGTGAGGGCGATTCTTTCCGCAAAAGCGAAACGCCTCCAGAAGCCAAAAAGACTGAGCTGGGTTCCCTGAAGGAGGAGGACAAGCTGATGAAAGAGGGCAGCGAGAAGGAGAAACCCCAGCCCCTGGAGCCCACGTCTGCTCTGAGCAACGGGTGCGCCCTCGCCAACCACGCCCCAGCCCTGCCATGCATCAACCCACTCAGCGCCCTGCAGTCCGTCCTGAACAATCACCTGGGCAAAGCCACGGAGCCCTTGCGCTCACCTTCCTGCTCCAGCCCAAGTTCAAGCACAATTTCCATGTTCCACAAGTCGAATCTCAGTGTCATGGACAAGCCGGTCTTGAGTCCCACCTCCACAAGGCCAGCCAGCGTGTCCAGGCGCTACCTGTTTGAGAACAGCGATCAGCCCATCGACCTGACCAAGTCCAAAAGCAAGAAAGCTGAGTCCTCGCAAGCACAATCCTGTACGTCCCCACCTCAGAAGCACGCTCTGTCTGACATCGCTGACATGGTCAAAGTCCTCCCCAAAGCCACCACCCCAAAGCCAGCCTCCTCTTCCAGGATCCCTCCCATGAAGCTGGAAATGGATGTCAGACGCTTTGAGGATGTCTCCAGTGAAGTCTCAACTTTGCATAAAAGAAAAGGCCGGCAGTCCAACTGGAATCCTCAGCATCTTCTGATTCTACAAGCCCAGTTTGCCTCAAGCCTCTTCCAGACGTCAGAGGGCAAATACCTGCTGTCTGATCTGGGCCCACAAGAGCGTATGCAAATCTCGAAGTTTACGGGACTCTCAATGACCACTATCAGTCACTGGCTGGCCAACGTCAAGTACCAGCTTAGGAAAACAGGCGGGACGAAATTTCTAAAAAACATGGACAAAGGCCACCCCATCTTTTATTGCAGTGACTGTGCCTCCCAGTTCAGAACCCCTTCTACCTACATCAGTCACTTAGAATCTCACCTGGGTTTCCAAATGAAGGACATGACTCGCTTGTCAGTGGACCAGCAAAGCAAGGTGGAGCAAGAGATCTCCCGGGTGTCGTCGGCTCAGAGGTCTCCGGAAACAATAGCTGTCGAAGAGGACACAGACTCTAAATTCAAGT
- the TSHZ2 gene encoding teashirt homolog 2 isoform X1, translating to MPRRKQQAPKRAAGYAQEEQLKEEEEIKEEEEEEDSGSVAQLQGGNDTGTDEELETGPEQKSCFSYQNSPGSHLSNQDAENESLLSDASDQVSDIKSVCGRDASDKKANTHVKLPNEAHNCMDKMTAVYANILSDSYWSGLGLGFKLSGSERRNCDTRNGSNKSDFDWHQDALSKSLQQNLPSRSVSKPSLFSSVQLYRQSSKMCGTVFTGASRFRCRQCSAAYDTLVELTVHMNETGHYQDDNRKKDKLRPTSYSKPRKRAFQDMDKEDAQKVLKCMFCGDSFDSLQDLSVHMIKTKHYQKVPLKEPVPTISSKMVTPAKKRVFDVNRPCSPDSTTGSFADSFSQKNANLQLSSNNRYGYQNGASYTWQFEACKSQILKCMECGSSHDTLQQLTTHMMVTGHFLKVTSSASKKGKQLVLDPLAVEKMQSLSEAPNSDSLAPKPSSNSVSDCAASTTELKKESKKERPEDTSRDEKVVKSEDNEDPLQKPLDPTIKYQYLREEDLEDGSKGGGDILKSLENTVTTAINKAQNGAPSWSAYPSIHAAYQLSEGAKPPLPMGSQVLQIRPNLTNKLRPIAPKWKMMPLVSVPTHLAPYTQIKKESEDKDEAVKECGKESPHEEASSFSHSEGDSFRKSETPPEAKKTELGSLKEEDKLMKEGSEKEKPQPLEPTSALSNGCALANHAPALPCINPLSALQSVLNNHLGKATEPLRSPSCSSPSSSTISMFHKSNLSVMDKPVLSPTSTRPASVSRRYLFENSDQPIDLTKSKSKKAESSQAQSCTSPPQKHALSDIADMVKVLPKATTPKPASSSRIPPMKLEMDVRRFEDVSSEVSTLHKRKGRQSNWNPQHLLILQAQFASSLFQTSEGKYLLSDLGPQERMQISKFTGLSMTTISHWLANVKYQLRKTGGTKFLKNMDKGHPIFYCSDCASQFRTPSTYISHLESHLGFQMKDMTRLSVDQQSKVEQEISRVSSAQRSPETIAVEEDTDSKFKCKLCCRTFVSKHAVKLHLSKTHSKSPEHHSQFVTDVDEE from the coding sequence GCTACGCCCAGGAGGAACAgctgaaagaagaggaggaaataaaagaagaggaggaggaggaggacagcgGTTCAGTAGCTCAGCTGCAGGGTGGCAATGACACAGGGACGGACGAGGAGCTAGAAACGGGCCCAGAGCAAAAAAGCTGCTTCAGTTACCAGAACTCTCCGGGAAGTCATTTGTCCAATCAGGATGCCGAGAATGAGTCTCTGCTGAGCGACGCCAGTGATCAGGTGTCAGACATCAAGAGTGTCTGCGGCCGAGATGCCTCGGACAAGAAAGCAAACACTCACGTCAAGCTTCCAAATGAAGCGCACAACTGCATGGATAAAATGACTGCTGTCTACGCCAACATCCTGTCGGATTCCTACTGGTCAGGCCTGGGCCTTGGCTTCAAGCTGTCCGGTAGTGAGAGGCGGAACTGTGACACCCGAAACGGCAGCAACAAGAGTGATTTTGACTGGCACCAAGATGCTCTGTCCAAAAGCCTGCAGCAGAACTTGCCTTCTAGGTCCGTCTCGAAACCCAGCCTGTTCAGCTCGGTGCAGTTGTACCGGCAGAGCAGCAAGATGTGCGGGACTGTGTTCACAGGGGCCAGCAGATTCCGGTGCCGACAGTGCAGCGCAGCCTATGACACCCTAGTCGAGTTGACTGTGCACATGAATGAAACGGGCCACTATCAAGATGACAACCGCAAAAAGGACAAGCTCAGACCCACAAGCTATTCAAAGCCCCGGAAAAGGGCTTTCCAGGATATGGACAAGGAGGATGCTCAAAAGGTTCTGAAATGTATGTTTTGTGGCGACTCCTTCGATTCCCTCCAAGATTTGAGCGTCCacatgattaaaacaaaacattaccAAAAAGTGCCTTTGAAGGAGCCAGTCCCAACCATTTCCTCGAAAATGGTCACCCCGGCGAAAAAACGCGTTTTTGATGTCAATCGGCCGTGTTCCCCCGATTCAACCACAGGATCTTTTGCAGATTCTTTTTCTCAGAAGAACGCCAACTTGCAGTTGTCCTCCAACAACCGCTATGGCTACCAAAATGGAGCCAGCTACACCTGGCAGTTTGAGGCCTGCAAGTCCCAGATCTTAAAGTGCATGGAGTGTGGGAGCTCCCATGACACCTTGCAGCAGCTCACCACCCACATGATGGTCACAGGTCACTTTCTCAAGGTCACCAGCTCTGCCTCCAAGAAAGGGAAGCAGCTGGTATTAGACCCACTAGCAGTGGAGAAAATGCAGTCGTTGTCCGAGGCCCCCAACAGTGATTCTCTGGCTCCCAAGCCATCCAGTAACTCAGTATCAGATTGTGCAGCCTCTACAACTGAGCTAAAGaaagagagtaaaaaagaaaGGCCAGAGGACACCAGCAGGGATGAGAAAGTCGTGAAAAGCGAGGACAATGAAGATCCTCTACAAAAACCTTTAGACCCTACCATCAAATATCAATACCTAAGGGAGGAGGACTTGGAAGATGGCTCAAAGGGTGGAGGGGACATTTTGAAATCTTTGGAAAATACTGTCACCACAGCCATCAACAAAGCCCAAAACGGGGCCCCCAGCTGGAGTGCCTACCCCAGCATCCACGCAGCCTACCAGCTGTCTGAGGGCGCCAAGCCACCTCTGCCTATGGGATCCCAGGTACTGCAGATCCGGCCTAATCTCACCAACAAGCTGAGGCCCATTGCACCAAAGTGGAAAATGATGCCACTCGTTTCTGTACCTACACACCTGGCCCCTTACACTCAAATCAAGAAGGAGTCAGAAGACAAAGATGAAGCCGTGAAGGAGTGTGGGAAAGAAAGTCCCCATGAAGAGGCCTCATCTTTCAGCCACAGTGAGGGCGATTCTTTCCGCAAAAGCGAAACGCCTCCAGAAGCCAAAAAGACTGAGCTGGGTTCCCTGAAGGAGGAGGACAAGCTGATGAAAGAGGGCAGCGAGAAGGAGAAACCCCAGCCCCTGGAGCCCACGTCTGCTCTGAGCAACGGGTGCGCCCTCGCCAACCACGCCCCAGCCCTGCCATGCATCAACCCACTCAGCGCCCTGCAGTCCGTCCTGAACAATCACCTGGGCAAAGCCACGGAGCCCTTGCGCTCACCTTCCTGCTCCAGCCCAAGTTCAAGCACAATTTCCATGTTCCACAAGTCGAATCTCAGTGTCATGGACAAGCCGGTCTTGAGTCCCACCTCCACAAGGCCAGCCAGCGTGTCCAGGCGCTACCTGTTTGAGAACAGCGATCAGCCCATCGACCTGACCAAGTCCAAAAGCAAGAAAGCTGAGTCCTCGCAAGCACAATCCTGTACGTCCCCACCTCAGAAGCACGCTCTGTCTGACATCGCTGACATGGTCAAAGTCCTCCCCAAAGCCACCACCCCAAAGCCAGCCTCCTCTTCCAGGATCCCTCCCATGAAGCTGGAAATGGATGTCAGACGCTTTGAGGATGTCTCCAGTGAAGTCTCAACTTTGCATAAAAGAAAAGGCCGGCAGTCCAACTGGAATCCTCAGCATCTTCTGATTCTACAAGCCCAGTTTGCCTCAAGCCTCTTCCAGACGTCAGAGGGCAAATACCTGCTGTCTGATCTGGGCCCACAAGAGCGTATGCAAATCTCGAAGTTTACGGGACTCTCAATGACCACTATCAGTCACTGGCTGGCCAACGTCAAGTACCAGCTTAGGAAAACAGGCGGGACGAAATTTCTAAAAAACATGGACAAAGGCCACCCCATCTTTTATTGCAGTGACTGTGCCTCCCAGTTCAGAACCCCTTCTACCTACATCAGTCACTTAGAATCTCACCTGGGTTTCCAAATGAAGGACATGACTCGCTTGTCAGTGGACCAGCAAAGCAAGGTGGAGCAAGAGATCTCCCGGGTGTCGTCGGCTCAGAGGTCTCCGGAAACAATAGCTGTCGAAGAGGACACAGACTCTAAATTCAAGTGTAAGTTGTGCTGTCGGACATTTGTGAGCAAACATGCAGTAAAACTCCACCTAAGCAAAACGCACAGCAAGTCACCCGAACACCATTCACAGTTTGTAACAGACGTGGATGAAGAATAG